The stretch of DNA AGCGTTCGGTGAAGATGACAGACTTCGCCACCAGCCGGTCCATCAGGTCGATGATCTGCAGGGGGTCCAGGCCCCCGAAGCCGCAGACATTCTCGGCGCTTTCGAGGTCCAAGGTTCCGGGAAACACGGAGAGCCGTGCCCAGAGCAGCTGCTCGGCGGGCGTGCAGAGTTCGCAGCTCCAGTCGATGAGCGCGCGCAGGGTCTGCTGCCGGGGCAGCCCGGTGCGGTCGCCGCCCGTGAGCAGCTGGAACCGTCTTTCCAGGCGTTCCACGATCTGTGTCACGGACAGGGAGCGCAGCCTGACCGCCGCCAGTTCAATGGCCAGCGGTATCCCGTCGAGGCTGTTGCACAGCTGCACAACGGCCTCGCTGTTTTCTGCCGTGACCGCGAAATCAGGGACGATGCTCCGCGCCCGGTCAATGAGCAGGCTCACCGCCTCAAACTGGCCCAGGCTCTCTGCGGTGTGGGGCTCAAGCGGGGACGGGGTCGCCAGCGGAGGGATCAGGCAGCTGCGCTCGCCGGCGATTCCGAGTGGTTCCCTGCTGGTGGCGAGGATCCGTAGCCCGGGGGCCTCCTGAAGTAGTTCCGCAGCCAGCACTGCCACGGCCTGAAGCAGATGCTCGCAGTTGTCCAGGACAACCAGGATTTGCCGCTCGCGGAGATAGTCCACCAGTTTTTCCATCGCCGGACGGGTCGACTGATCGGGCACGGAAAGCGCCGACAGCACGGCCGACGGCAGGCTGATTTCTTCCTCCAGGCTGGCCAGCTCAACGACCCAAACGCCGTCGCGGAACGCCTTGCGGGACCGGTCGGCCAGTTCCAGGGACAGTCGGGTTTTTCCCACTCCGCCGGGGCCGGTCAGCGTGACGAGCCGGGACTCGGCCATCCGCGTCTTCGCCTCGGAAAGCTCCCGTCGCCTGCCCACGAAGCTCGTCATGGCCGACGCGCCGCCGGCGCCGCGTCTCATCAAGCCCTTAGTCATTCAACAGCATCCACTTCATCAGTCGGCCCGTCATGACAGTGCCGGAAAAACGCGGCTGTGCGTGACACAAAACACAATACAGGTAGCTAAGGGGGTGATCTCCCCCATGTCCTGTCCCGCACCCCGGACCATGCTGAATCAGCACCAGAAACCAGATTCCAGCAAGTTACAGCAGGAGCACTCCATGGCGGATTCAATGAAGAATCAAACAAAAACCGACGGAACCACTGCCGGTCAGACCGGGGACCTCGTCCTTGACGTCCTCATTGTCGGCGCAGGTTTCGCCGGCCTCTATGCGCTGCACAAGGTACGTGACCAAATGGGCCTGAGTGCCCGCGCATTCGATGTCGCTTCCGACGTCGGCGGCACCTGGTACTGGAACCGCTACCCGGGCGCACGCTGTGACATCGAAAGCATCCACTACTCATATTCCTTCTCCGACGAGCTGCAGCAGGAATGGGAGTGGAGCGAAAAGTTCGCCGCCCAGCCTGAAATCCTGCGCTACCTGAACCATGTCTCGGACCGGTTCGACCTCCGCAAGGACATCCAGTTCAACACCCGCATCACCTCCATGGTGTGGGACGGCCAGGCGTCGCAGTGGAACGTGGGCTTCGCCGACGGCAGCACCGTCAAGGCCTCGTTCATCATCTCGGGGGCCGGCAACTTGTCCGTGCCGAAGGAGCCTGATTTCCCCGGCGTCGAAGACTTCAAGGGCGAGGTCTACCTGACCGGCAACTGGCCGCACGGGACCGTGGACTTCACGGGCAAACGGGTCGGCATCATCGGAACCGGCTCCACCGGCATCCAGGCGATCTCCGAGATCGCGAAGGACGCCGCGCAGCTCACCGTTTTCCAGCGCACGCCGAACTACGCCACCCCCATCGGCAACGGCCCGGCCGTTCCGGCGGAGGTCAGCGACGTCAAGGCCAACTACAGGTCTATCCGCGACGCCTGCCGCAACCACTTCCTCGGCGTTCCCTACACCGATGTCCAGCCCTCCGCCCTGGCGGTGTCCACCGAGGAGCGGCGCCAGACCTTCGACAACCGCTGGGACCGCGGCGGATTCCGGCTCTTTATCGACAGCTACCAGGACATCCTGGTCAACAAGGACGCCAACGACACGATCTCGGAGTACATCCGTGAGCGGATCCACGGGCGGGTCAAGGACCCGGCCGTCGCCGAACTCCTGGCGCCGAAGGGCTACGCCTACGGCACCAAGCGGCCCCCGCTGGAGACGAACTACTACGAGGTCTACAACCAGGACAACGTCACCCTGGTGGATGTACGGACGGCGCCGATCGCCCGGATCACCGGGACGGGCGTCGTCACCGCCAGCGGCGAGTTCGAGTTCGACGTGCTCATCCTGGCCACGGGCTTCGACGCCATGACCGGCCCGCTGCTGGCCATGGGAATTGTCGGCCGCAACGGGCTGCGGCTCGAGGACAAGTGGGCCGACGGCCCGCACACCTACCTGGGCATCGCCGTCAACGCCTTCCCGAACCTGTTCCTCATCACCGGCCCGCAGAGCCCGTCCGTCCTCTACAACATGCCGCTGGCCATTGAGGATCACGTGGACTTCGCCACGGATGCGATCAGCTACGTGCGTGAAAACGGCCTCCACACCATTGAGCCGGAGCAGGAAGCCGAGGAGAAGTGGGTGGCCCACGCCAACGAGCTGGCCCAGGCGACGCTGCTGCCCGGAACGGACTCCTGGTACATGGGAGCCAACATCCCCGGCAAGCCTCGCAAATGCCTGGTTTACCTCGGCGGCGCGCCCGCTTACCGCAAGATCTGCGCCGACGTCGTGGAGGGCGGCTACGAGGGGTTCGTGCTGGAGACAGCCCCGTCCCTTCTCGAAGTGTCCTGACACCCGCCCCAGCCACGTTCTTTCCCAAGGAGATTCCCATGCCCGTAGACGCAGCAGCCCAAGGAATTATTGACGCCCTCAGCGGTTCCACGCCGTTCGAGAAGATGACGGTGGACGAGGCACGCGCCGCCGTCGCATCGTTCGCGGGGCTCCAGAAGCCCCACCGTGAGGTGTCCAAGGTCGTCGACGCCGAATACCCCGGCCCTGCCGGCCCCCAGAAGGTCCGGATCTACATCCCGGAGTCCGGGAAGCCAGGATCCGACAAGCCGCTGCCCGTCGTCGTGTATTTCCACGGTGGCGGCTTCATCGCCGGGGACCTGGCGGTCGCCGAAGAGCCCAACCGTGCGCTGGCCATTGACGCCGGCGTGATCGTGGTAGCGGCCAGTTACCGGCTCGCCCCGGAACACCCGTTCCCGGCCGCCACCGATGACACCTTCGCCGCCCTGCAGTGGGTCGCCGACAGCATCGGCGAATACGGCGGCGACGCGTCCCGGATCGCCGTGATGGGGGACAGCGCCGGCGGTAACCTCGCCGCCGTCGCGGCACAGCGCTGGCGTGATGAAGGCCGGCCCGCGCTCAGCGCCCAGGTCCTCGTCTACCCGGTCATCGACTCCACCGCCGAGCTTGCCTCACGTGCCGATTTCAAGGACGGCTTCGTGATCAGCGCCGCCGACCTGGACGCCTTCTGGGCCCACTACCTGCCGGGCCCGGAGGACGCGGAGAATCCCCGCGCCACCCCGTCCCGCGCAGCCTCGCTGGCGGGGCTCGCACCGGCCCTGGTCATCAGCACCGAATTCGAGGTGGCCCGGGACGAGGCCGAAGCCTACGCGGCCCAGCTCGCGGCGGCGGCCGTCCCCACGGAAACGCTCCGCGTGGACGGCCTGATCCACGGGACGTACTGGATGTCCGGCGCCGTTCCGCGCAGCAACGAGATCCACGAAGCGGTCGTGAAGTTCCTCCGCCAGCGGTTCGCCGCGTGAGTATCGACCTCCCGGAAAGTGATCCGATGACCCCCACAGGCCCCGTCGACCCGCGCGAGCTCCGGAACGCCTTCGGCCAGTTCGCCACCGGTGTCACCGTGGTGACCTGCCGGTCCGGCGACGGCGTGCCCCATGGCGCCACGGTCAACGCCTTCACCGCAGTGTCCCTGGATCCGCCCCTGGCACAGGTGACCCTCACCCGCACCTCGCGGGCGGCCCAGTACCTCGACGGGGCCCCCTTCGCCATCAACATCCTGTCCCAGGACCAGTTGGACGTTGCCTGGCACTTCGCCGGCAAACCACTGCCTTACGAGCCGGCCTGGACGCTGGACGGAAACGTCCCGGTCCTGCTGGAAAACAAGGCAACCCTGGAGTGCACGCCCTGGGCGATCTACGACGGCGGCGATCACATCATCGTCATCGGCGAAGTCCAGAAGCTTGAGGTGACGAACCGCGAACCGCTGCTGTTCTTCGGCGGGAAATTCCGCGAAATCGGGCCCCTCTCAGGTTCCAGCCACTGGCAGCACTGTGGTGACTCCCTGGAGTCCGGGTGGTTCTCCGGAGCAGAGTCCTTCAAATCCCTTCTTCAAGCCTGACCTTTCACCAGCCTGACCTTTCACAGAGGAGCACCAATCATGACCGAAATTGTTGACCAGTCCGTTCCCGCCGCAGACTCGGCGCCCACGTCGTCGTCGGTTCCGTCGATGAGTGAGCGGACGACGCCGGCGAACCGGTTGATGCCGATGACCGGGGATGAGTACATCAAGTCCCTGCAGGACGACCGCGAGGTCTGGATTTACGGGGAGCGGGTCAAGGACGTCACGACCCACCCGGCGTTCCGGAACTCGATCCGGATGGCCGCCCGGCTGTACGACGCGATGCACAAGCCGGAGCTGCAGGACAAGCTGATGGTGCCCACGGACACCGGGTCCGGCGGCAAGACGATGTCCTTCTTCCGCACCCCGCACAGTGTCGAGGACCTCAAGAAGGACCGGACCGCGATCGAGACCTGGGCGCGGATGAGCTACGGCTGGCTGGGCCGCTCGCCCGACTACAAGGCCGCTTTCCTGGGCACCCTGGGCGGCATGCCGGACTTCTACGCGCCGTTCCAGGAGAACGCCAAGCGCTGGTACAAGGAGTCCCAGGAGAAGGTCCTGTACTGGAACCACGCGATCATCAACCCGCCGGTGGACCGCCACCTCCCGGCGGACCAGGTCGGAGACGTGTTCATGAAGGTCGAGAAGGAAACCGGCTCGGGCCTGATCGTCTCCGGCGCGAAAGTCGTCGCGACCGGCTCGGCGATCACCAACTACAACTTCATCGCGCACTACGGGCTGCCGATCAAGCGCAAGGAGTTCGCGCTGATCTGCACGGTGCCGATGGACGCGCCGGGTGTGAAGCTGATCAGCCGTGCCTCCTACGCCCACCAGGCCGCCGTGATGGGCACCCCGTTCGACTACCCGCTCTCGAGCCGGATGGACGAGAACGACTCCGTGTTCATCTTCGACAAGGTCCTGATCCCGTGGGAGAACGTCTTTGCCTACGGTGACGTGGAGAAGATCAACAACTTCTTCCCGCAGACCGGCTTCATCAACCGCTTCACCTTCCAGGGCGTGATCCGCCTCGCCACCAAGCTGGACTTCATCGCCGGGCTGCTGATGAAGGCCCTGGAAGTCGCCGGAACACAGGACTTCCGCGGCGTCCAGACCCGGGTGGGCGAGGTCCTCGGCTGGCGCAACATGTTCTACGCGCTGATCGACGGCATGACCCTGAACCCGGACCAGGGCCCCAACGGCACCGTGCTGCCCAAGCTCGACTACGGACTGGCCTACCGGATGTTCATGTCCATCGGCTACCCGCGGATCAAGGAGATCATCGAGCAGGACGTCGCGTCCGGCCTGATCTACCTGAACTCCTCAGCCCTGGACTTCAAGACCCCGGAGATCCGGCCGTACCTGGACAAGTACATCCGCGGCTCCGAAGGCGTCGAGGCCGTGGACCGGGTGAAGCTGATGAAGCTGCTCTGGGACTCGATCGGCACCGAGTTCGGCGGCCGGCACGAGCTCTACGAGCGGAACTACTCCGGCAACCACGAGAATGTGAAGGCCGAGATCCTCTTCGCCGCGCAGGCGCAGGGCACCACGGACTACATGAAGGGCTTCGCGGACGAGTGCATGGCCGAGTACGACCTGGACGGCTGGACCGTCCCGGACCTGATCAGCAACGACGACGTCAGCCTTTTCCTCAAGCGCAGCTGAGCCCCGGCGAAGCTCCCGCCCGAACCCACGAAACCCCGCCACTGAGCATGCTCAGTGGCGGGGTTTCGTGGATGCGGCAGGGCCCATCCGCCCGCGCCTACGCCCCCCGTTACTTCACCCCGGCCCCCGGCAGCAGCTCGGTCGCGCCCAGGGAATCGGCGACGAAGGCGTAGTCCCAGGCCCGTTCCTTCCACTGCACGTAGCGGCCGGAGGCGCCGCCGTGGCCGCCCTCCATCTCGATCTTCATCACGATCGGCTCGTGCCCGGTCGATACAGACCGCAGGGCCTGCACCCATTTGGCCGGCTCCACGTAGAGCACCCGCGTGTCATTAAACGATGTGACGGCCGCGATCTTCGGGTAGGCCACCGCGCGGACGTTCTCGTACGGCGTGTACGACTTCATGTATGCGTACACCTCCGGGTCCGTGATCGGGTTTCCCCATTCCTCCCACTCGAGCGCGGAGAGCGGCAGTTCGGGGTCCAGGATGGTGGTCAGGGCGTCCACGAACGGCACGGCGGCCACGATCGCCGCGTACTTTTCCGGGGCGAGGTTGGCGACGGCGCCCATCAGCAGTCCGCCCGCGGAACCGCCCATCGCGGCGATCCGCGACGGCGAAACCCACCCCGAGCCAGCCAGCCAGTCCGTGGCCGCGATGAAGTCGGTGAAGGTGTTCTTCTTTTGCAGCTTCTTGCCGTCGTCGTACCAGTGCCGGCCCAGCTCCCCGCCGCCGCGGATGTGGGCGATCACGAACACGATGCCGCGGTCCAGCAGGGAGAGCCGGGGGATGCCGAAGCCCGGATCCATGCTCATCTCGTAGGACCCGTAGCCGTAGACGAGTCCCGCCGCCGTGGAGTCCCGCGCAACGGAGGCGTGGCGCAGCACGGAGAGCGGGATCCGGGTGCCGTCCGCGGCCACCGCCCATTCGCGGGTGGCAACGTAATCCGCGGCGGAGTAGCCGCCCAGCACCGGCGACTCCTTGCGCAGCAACAGTTCACCGGCCGGCGAAGCAGCCGTGGGCAGCACGAAGTCGTACACCCGGGACGGCGTGAAGTAGGACGTGTAGCCGATCCGGATCACAGGGGCCTCGTAGTCGGAACCCCCGACGCCGGCCGTGTACAGCTCCTCGTCGAACGCCGGCTCCACGGGGGCGCCCTGCTCCGGCGTGCCCAGCCCGGCCAGCGCCAGGACCTGCACCCGCTCGATCGTGTCCTTGCGGACCGAGACCACAAGATGGGTGGAGGTGACGCCGGCGCCGTTGACGCGGACGTCATCGGAATGCGCGACGACGGTGGCCCAGTGCTGCTCGGCGATCGGCTTGGCCAGTTCGGCCGGATCCACGAGCGAGACCATGGAGTTGATCGCGTCCTTGTTGTGGGTCAGCAGGATCGCCTCGGCAGGTGTTCCGGAA from Arthrobacter sp. PAMC25564 encodes:
- a CDS encoding NAD(P)/FAD-dependent oxidoreductase, producing the protein MKNQTKTDGTTAGQTGDLVLDVLIVGAGFAGLYALHKVRDQMGLSARAFDVASDVGGTWYWNRYPGARCDIESIHYSYSFSDELQQEWEWSEKFAAQPEILRYLNHVSDRFDLRKDIQFNTRITSMVWDGQASQWNVGFADGSTVKASFIISGAGNLSVPKEPDFPGVEDFKGEVYLTGNWPHGTVDFTGKRVGIIGTGSTGIQAISEIAKDAAQLTVFQRTPNYATPIGNGPAVPAEVSDVKANYRSIRDACRNHFLGVPYTDVQPSALAVSTEERRQTFDNRWDRGGFRLFIDSYQDILVNKDANDTISEYIRERIHGRVKDPAVAELLAPKGYAYGTKRPPLETNYYEVYNQDNVTLVDVRTAPIARITGTGVVTASGEFEFDVLILATGFDAMTGPLLAMGIVGRNGLRLEDKWADGPHTYLGIAVNAFPNLFLITGPQSPSVLYNMPLAIEDHVDFATDAISYVRENGLHTIEPEQEAEEKWVAHANELAQATLLPGTDSWYMGANIPGKPRKCLVYLGGAPAYRKICADVVEGGYEGFVLETAPSLLEVS
- a CDS encoding alpha/beta hydrolase; its protein translation is MPVDAAAQGIIDALSGSTPFEKMTVDEARAAVASFAGLQKPHREVSKVVDAEYPGPAGPQKVRIYIPESGKPGSDKPLPVVVYFHGGGFIAGDLAVAEEPNRALAIDAGVIVVAASYRLAPEHPFPAATDDTFAALQWVADSIGEYGGDASRIAVMGDSAGGNLAAVAAQRWRDEGRPALSAQVLVYPVIDSTAELASRADFKDGFVISAADLDAFWAHYLPGPEDAENPRATPSRAASLAGLAPALVISTEFEVARDEAEAYAAQLAAAAVPTETLRVDGLIHGTYWMSGAVPRSNEIHEAVVKFLRQRFAA
- a CDS encoding flavin reductase family protein yields the protein MTPTGPVDPRELRNAFGQFATGVTVVTCRSGDGVPHGATVNAFTAVSLDPPLAQVTLTRTSRAAQYLDGAPFAINILSQDQLDVAWHFAGKPLPYEPAWTLDGNVPVLLENKATLECTPWAIYDGGDHIIVIGEVQKLEVTNREPLLFFGGKFREIGPLSGSSHWQHCGDSLESGWFSGAESFKSLLQA
- a CDS encoding 4-hydroxyphenylacetate 3-hydroxylase N-terminal domain-containing protein — its product is MTEIVDQSVPAADSAPTSSSVPSMSERTTPANRLMPMTGDEYIKSLQDDREVWIYGERVKDVTTHPAFRNSIRMAARLYDAMHKPELQDKLMVPTDTGSGGKTMSFFRTPHSVEDLKKDRTAIETWARMSYGWLGRSPDYKAAFLGTLGGMPDFYAPFQENAKRWYKESQEKVLYWNHAIINPPVDRHLPADQVGDVFMKVEKETGSGLIVSGAKVVATGSAITNYNFIAHYGLPIKRKEFALICTVPMDAPGVKLISRASYAHQAAVMGTPFDYPLSSRMDENDSVFIFDKVLIPWENVFAYGDVEKINNFFPQTGFINRFTFQGVIRLATKLDFIAGLLMKALEVAGTQDFRGVQTRVGEVLGWRNMFYALIDGMTLNPDQGPNGTVLPKLDYGLAYRMFMSIGYPRIKEIIEQDVASGLIYLNSSALDFKTPEIRPYLDKYIRGSEGVEAVDRVKLMKLLWDSIGTEFGGRHELYERNYSGNHENVKAEILFAAQAQGTTDYMKGFADECMAEYDLDGWTVPDLISNDDVSLFLKRS
- a CDS encoding S9 family peptidase; translated protein: MTQTPAQPSPQPPVAKKVPTVRTHHGDSFQDNYEWLRDKDSPEVVELLKAENVYQEAVTAHQEPLREAIFQEIKGRTQETDLSVPNRKDGWWYYTRSVEGKEYGIHCRVKAQDTGDRVADWTPPAVEVGVEIPGEEILLDGNVEAEGKPFFAIGGSAVTIDGNLFAYAVDNAGDERFTLRFKNLRGPDGGSELLPDVIENVFYGVSFSPDGTRIFYTVVDDAWRPYQVKSHVLGTPVTEDEVIYQEDDVAMWLGFELSADRRHLVLSIGCSEFSETRLLRFDAPDAGLSTVISRDERILYDAEPFLLADASGTPAEAILLTHNKDAINSMVSLVDPAELAKPIAEQHWATVVAHSDDVRVNGAGVTSTHLVVSVRKDTIERVQVLALAGLGTPEQGAPVEPAFDEELYTAGVGGSDYEAPVIRIGYTSYFTPSRVYDFVLPTAASPAGELLLRKESPVLGGYSAADYVATREWAVAADGTRIPLSVLRHASVARDSTAAGLVYGYGSYEMSMDPGFGIPRLSLLDRGIVFVIAHIRGGGELGRHWYDDGKKLQKKNTFTDFIAATDWLAGSGWVSPSRIAAMGGSAGGLLMGAVANLAPEKYAAIVAAVPFVDALTTILDPELPLSALEWEEWGNPITDPEVYAYMKSYTPYENVRAVAYPKIAAVTSFNDTRVLYVEPAKWVQALRSVSTGHEPIVMKIEMEGGHGGASGRYVQWKERAWDYAFVADSLGATELLPGAGVK